CTGCGCGCCGAGCACCGCGGCATCCTCGAGAGCCTGCGCGGGGGCGACCGCGACGCGGCCGTCGAGAGGATCCGCTCGCACATCCGCGGCTACTACTTCGAGACCGCCCGCTGAGCCGAGCCCGCGGTCGGCCGCACCCCGCCCGCACCCGCACCCGCCCGCACCCGCACCGTGCCCCTGACCCCATAACCGCCCGCTCACCCCCGTCGAGAGACGGAAAGTGCAGCCTCAGCTCGCGCAGAACACGCGAAATCCGTACCTCGGCGCCTCTGCCCACACCCGCGCCCTGCCCTGCCCCTCCCCGCTCCCCCCTGTCACGCCCGCACCATCCGAGAGGACGAAAACGGCTGCGATCCTGGGGATTCAGAGCCCTTCTCGACCTCTCGGGGGTAGGGGCCGGCCGTGACGACGGCCGACGCAGATCGACACGGATCCGACACGGGCTCCGGTCGTCGAGACCGCCTGTCGCCGTCAACGCAAGAGGTGGTCTCGGCGGCAGCAAGCAGCCTCACCCGCAACAGGCGGTCTCGGCGGCAAAAGGCAGTCTCAGCCGCAGCAGGCGGTCTCGGCGACAGCAAGCAGTCTCGACACCGAGATCCCCTCGCCGCGAATTGACGGATCGCGACACCCGACCTACACTACTTGTGGTCATACCACATGGTCAGACCACAAGTATTTCGAGGACGTGACATCCTCACGACAGAGATCTCAAGGGAGAGACGACATGACGAGCACCGCACTCCGGGCCGATACGGTGCCGGGGATCAACTACCGTGTACTCCTCGGCAGCCTCAGCGGCAGCGTGATCGAGTGGTTCGACTTCCTGGTCTACGGCACGGTCGCAGCGCTGGTCTTCAACAAGCTCTACTTCCCGAGCGACAACGAGTTCGTCTCCACGATGCTCGCCTTCGTGTCGTTCTCGCTGACCTTCTTCTTCCGCCCGCTCGGCGGCATCATCTTCTCCCACATCGGCGATCGCATCGGCCGCAAGAAGACCCTCTTCATCACCCTGACCCTGATGGGCGGCGGCACGGTCGCGATCGGCCTGCTGCCCGACTACGCCGCGATCGGGATCGCGGCCCCGATCCTGCTCATCTGCTTCCGCATCCTGCAGGGCCTCGGCATCGGCGGCGAGTGGGGCGGCGCCCTGCTGCTCGCCTACGAGTACGCCCCCAAGAACCGCCGCGGCCTATACGGCGCGGTGCCCCAGATGGGCATCAGCCTCGGCATGCTGCTCGCCGCCGGCGTCGTCGCGCTGCTCACCCAGCTGCCCGACGGCCAGTTCATGACCTGGGGCTGGCGCGTGCCGTTCGTCGCCAGCATCGTGCTCGTGTTCGTCGGCCTGTGGATCCGCAACGGCCTCGACGAGACCCCCGAGTTCAAGCGCGTGCAGGAAACCGGGGCGCGGCTCAAGCTGCCGATCAAGGAGGTCATCACGAAGCACTGGGGCGCCGTGCTCGTCTCGATCGGCGCCAAGGCCGCCGAGACCGGCCCGTTCTACATCTTCGGCACCTACGTCGTGGCCTACGCCACCGACATCCTCGGCGCACGCGACAACGTCGTGCTGCTCGCCGTCGCCGCGGCCGCCCTCGTCGCGACGATCTGGATGCCGATCTTCGGCAGCATCTCCGACCGCGTCTCCCGCGCGGCCCTCTACCGCTGGTCGGCCTGCACCACCATCGTGCTCGTGGTGCCCTACTACCTGATCCTCAACACTGGCGAGACCTGGGCGCTGTTCGTCGCGACGATCCTCGGCTTCGGCTTCCTATGGGGCAGCGTGAACGCGATCCTCGGCACCCTCATCGCCGAGAACTTCGCCCCCGAGGTGCGCTACACCGGCGCGTCCCTCGGCTACCAGCTCGGCGCGGCGATCTTCGGCGGCACGGCTCCCCTCATCGGCGCCTGGCTGCTCGAGATCAGCGGGGGCGAGTGGTGGCCGATCGCGATCTACGTCGCCGTCTGCGCCGGTATCTCGATCGTGGCCTCGTTCTTCATCAAGCGTGTCGCCCACGTCGAGGACGAGCAGGCGAAGGATCCGATCGCGCGCTCCGCGCAGATCGCGTAGAGTCCCCGGAGCATCCCGGCTCCGACCGCCCCCAGCACCCCAGTCCCCGAGTCGAAAGGGTCACCCAGATGAAGCGGCAGTTCCCCAACCCGGCCGAGCTCCTAGAACTCATGCAGTTCAAGAAGCCCGACCTCAACGGCAAGCGGCGGCGACTCGAGTCGGCACTCACCATCGCCGATCTGCAGCGCATCGCGAAGCGCCGCACCCCGAAGGCCGCCTTCGACTACACCGACGGGGCCGCCGAGGGCGAGCTGTCGCTGGCGCGAGCCCGGCAGGCGTTCGAGGACATCGAGTTCCACCCCGACATCCTCAAGCCCGCCGAGCACGTCGACACCTCGACCGAGATTCTCGGCGGCCGCTCGGCACTGCCCTTCGGCATCGCCCCGACCGGCTTCACCCGCCTCATGCAGACGGAGGGCGAGATCGCGGGCGCGGGCGCGGCGGGCGCGGCGGGCATCCCGTTCACGCTCTCGACCCTGGGCACCACCTCGATCGAGGACGTGCGGGCCGCGAATCCCCACGGCCGCAACTGGTTCCAGCTCTACGTGATGCGCGACCGCGAGATCTCGTACGGCCTCGTCGAACGCGCCGCCGCGGCCGGTTTCGACACACTCATGTTCACTGTCGACACCCCGATCGCGGGGGCCCGCCTGCGCGATAAGCGCAACGGGTTCTCCATCCCGCCGCAGCTCTCGCTGAGCACGGTCATCAACGCGATCCCACGGCCGTGGTGGTGGATCGACTTCCTCACCACACCCAAGCTCGAGTTCGCCTCGCTCTCGACGACGGGCGGCACGGTGGGCGACCTGCTCAACGCGGCGATGGATCCCACCATCTCCTACGAGGACCTCGCGGTGATCCGCGAGATGTGGCCGGGCAGGATCGTGATCAAGGGCGTGCAGAACGTGCCCGACGCGGTGAAGCTCATCGACCTCGGCGTCGACGGCATCGTGCTCTCGAATCACGGCGGGCGCCAGCTCGACCGCGCCCCCGTGCCGTTCCATCTGCTGCCGAAGGTGGTGCGTGAGGTCGGCCGCGACGCGACCGTGATGATCGACACCGGGATCATGAACGGCGCCGACATCGTCGCCTCGGTCGCGCTCGGCGCCAAGTTCACGCTCGTGGGCCGCGCCTACCTCTACGGCCTCATGGCCGGTGGCCGCGCGGGCGTCGACCGGATGATCGCCATCCTGCGCAGCGAGATCGAGCGCACCATGGCCCTGCTCGGGGTGTCGTCGCTCGAGGAGCTCGAACCCCGGCACGTAACGCAGCTCAGCCGGCTGACCCCAGTCCCGCAGGCCGCGAGCGAGGGGATCGAGCAGGCCGGGTAGGGCCGGGAGGATCCGGGACGGTGCCGGCCTCAGCCGAGTCGCGGCGAGGCCGGATCCCCGGGGAGGTGCCCGGCGACCCGGTGCTCGAGCCCGAGGCGCACACCCGGCCACTCCGGCCGGGTGATCGAGAACACCACCGTGTCGCGCACGTAGCCGGCCTCGGGTTTGAGGTGGGCGCGCAGGATCCCGTCCTGCTTCGCCCCGAGCCGCGCGATCGCCGCGCGCGACTGGTGATTGTGGAAGTCGGTGCGGAACTCGACGGCCGTGCAGCCCCACGCGTCGAAGGCGTGGCCGAGCAGCAGCAGCTTCGATTCGGGGTTGGTGCCCGTGCCCTGAGAACTCGCGGCGTTCCACGTGGAACCGATCTCGACCCGCGGCGTCGCCGCATCGATGTTCATGAAGGTCGTCATGCCGATCGCGCGCCCGGTGTCGTTGCGGCGAGCGGTGAAGGGCAGCATGCTGCCCTGATCCTGCAGCGCGAGTCGGCGGCGGATCTCGGCATCCATGCGATCGGGCGCCGGGATCCGCGTGTACCACAGGCGCCACAGCTCCCCGTCGCGCACGGCGTCGGCCAGTTCGTCGCGGTGATCGAGCGAGAGCGGTTCGAGGGTGACGAGGCGGCCGCGGAGGGTGCCCGGGTGTTCGAGTGCCATACGCCCATTCTGCACGCATCGAGGGCGGCGTCCCGGTCGGCCCGCGATGATTCCGCTCAGGGCCGCTGCGCCCCCGGCATGCACTCCCGCACCTCGACCCAGGTGTCGAGTTCGCCCGCCAGCTGCCCGGCGAGCTCGTGCGCGCGGGCGCGATCGGGCACCCGCACCACCCAGAGCCGCCGCAGCGGTTTGCCCGCCTCGTTGTACCAGCCGTCGCGACGCTCGCCGCCCGGCCCGACGACCTCGGCGTGCGCATCGCTGTCGAGCGTCTCGGTCCACTCGAGCTCCGAGCGGCTCAGCAGCTCGTCCTCGAACCGCGCGAGGTACTCGACGACCTCCTCGATCCACTCCGGAGCGCGCTGCAGCAGCTCGGATTCTCGGCGGTGCAGCAGAAGCATGAAACGCATGATGCCCTCCTCCCCCGGGGCTACCGCAGCAAGCGCGCGCCCGGTCCCCGGTGCTCACATCGTGACACGAACCAGGCGCCGCGTCGAGATCGGCGGCTACTCGCCGTTCGGAACGAGGATCAGCCGCAGCTCGGCGACGAAGCGGTCGATGCTCTGCTGCGCGTCGATCCGCGCCTGCGCCGACTCGTCCGGGCGGTTGAGGTATCCGTGCACCGTCGCCGGCTGCACCGCCTCGACGACGGGAACCCCCGCCGCGCGCAGCTGATCCGCGAACTGCTCGCTCGACGCCCGCAGATCGTCGGCATCCGCGTTCACGATGATCAACGGGGGCAGCACCGCCAGCCGCTCGGGCGGCTGCTCGCCCGCGATCACGGCGCCCGCCGCAGTCGCCTCACCCGGGTCGCCCAGGTAGAAGTCGTACATGCCCGCGATGCGCTCAGCGCCGAAGCGGCGCTGAGCGGGGAGGACGGCCGTTGCCGCGTCGAGCTCGGGGTCGAAGCGCTGCGTCCGGTGCAGGGTGGGGTATTCCAGCAGCAGCGCTGCGATCGGACGCCCGCCCGCGGCGTCGGCTCCGGAGAGTGCCGCGAGCACGGCCAGGTGCGCGCCCGCGCTCGCCCCGCCCACGACGAGGGGGTGCACGCCGTCCTCCGCCCCTGCCCAGCGCACCACTGCGGAGACGTCGGCGACGGGTGCCGGCGCCTTCACGGTGTCACTCGCGAGCGCATAGTCGACGGAGTGCACGCGGATCCCGGCCTCGGCGAAGCGGCGCGCTGCCCAGTCGGCCTCTGGCCAGTCGAGGTTGCCGCGCGAGAACGAGCCGCCGTGCGCCCACACGAGCGTCGCCCACGCCGCACCATCGGGTTCGTAGGTGCGCACCGGCACGGCGGAGGAGCCGACCCGGTTCGGCAGGCCCGGATCGCGCCCGGCAGCGGGGCCCTCGATCTCGGTGTCGGTGATCCGCATCTCCCCGCCCCTCTCGCCCGCCGCCTGCTCGACGACCAGCGGCTGCTCGACTACCGCCGCGTGCGGCGGCTCGACCGGCTCGCTGCGCGGCAGCCACACCGCACCCGCTGCGGCGAGCGCGCACGCAGCCACCAGCTGGAGGGCCCTGCCCTCTCGGACGGAGCCTCGACGCACAGGCACAGTCTAGGCCGCTCCGGGCCGGGGCGCATGCCCCGGGCCTGGTGCGGGCGCACGCGCCAGGCAGGAGATCGCGATCCGAGCGGGTGAAAACGCGGGATCCCGACCGCACAGGCCGCGATCTCCTACCTGGGGAGCGCACTCCGACGTGTGGAGCGCGCCCTGCCAGAAGCGCGCCCTGCCTGAAGAGCGCCCTGTCTAGAGCGCGCTCCAGAGTCCGCGCGACCTGCCTGAACTGCGGACACTGCGGAACCCGCCCGCCGGGGCTAGCATCGAATATGAACGGTCTTCATTTTGCGAGGCCTCGAGCGGCACGAAAGCGAGCACCCATGAGCACGAACACCACGATCTACCGCAACGCCACGGTCTTCACCGGAGACGCCGCCGTCGCTCCCCGCGAGAGCTTCGCGGTGCGCGACGGCCGGATCCTCGCCGCAGGAGACCTCGATGCCGTGCGCCTCGCAGCGGGCGAGGCCGAGGAGGTCGACCTCGGCGGCGCGCTCGTCACCCCCGGCGTGATCGAGGGCCACTCCCACATGCTCATGCTCGGCGAGGCGCTGTCGAAGGTGCAGCTGCGCGACGCGAAGACGGTCGCCGAGGTTCAGGAGCGCCTGGCCGCCGCCCGGGCGGCGAACCCGGAGGCGACCCGGATCCTCGGCGTCAGCTGGCTCTTCGACATCTTCGAGGAGGGCGAGCGCCCCACCGCCGCCATGCTCGATGCGGCCGTGCCCGACGTGCCCGTCATCCTCGACGCCAACGACCTGCACTCGGCCTGGGTGAACTCCGCCGCGCTCGAGGCGATGGGCATCACCCGCGACACCCCCGATCCGGTCGGCGGCGAGATCGTGCGCGACGAGCACGGCGACGCCACCGGCTTCCTCATCGAGACCGCCGCCGTGAAGTACGCGTGGGGTTACCTCGACGAGGTGATGACCGACGCGGATCGCGATCGCTACCTCGCGGCCGCCTTCGACGCGTACCTCGAGACGGGCGTCACGGGCGCCACCGAGATGTCGTTCGGGCGCCCCGACCTCGAGGCCTACCGCCGCATCCTCGACCGCGACGGGCGGCTCCCCTTCCCGGTGAACGCGCACTGGATGCTCACTGCGACGGGCGACCTCGAGAGCGATCTGGCGCAGATCGACGAGGTGGTGCGCGTCCGCGACGAGGTCGCGGCGCAGTACGGCGACGACTGGCTGCGGATCGCGGGCGTGAAGTTCATCCTCGACGGCGTGATCGATGCCTGCACCGCGGCGATGCGGGCGCCCTACGAGAACGGCGAGATGCCCGGCCCGATCTGGGAGCGCGAGTTCGCACTGCCCACCGCGGTCGCGGCCGACGCGGCCGGGCTGCAGCTCGCGCTGCACGCGATCGGCGACGAGGCGAGCACGATCGCACTCGACATGGTGCAGGAGTGCATCAGGGTGAACGGTCCCCGCGCGGATCGCCGGCCCCGAGTCGAGCACCTCGAGTCGGTGGCCGACGACACGATCGCGCGCATGGCGGCCCTCGGTGTGACGGCGTCGATGCAGCCCGTGCACTGCGACCCGGCGATCATCGACAACTGGATGGCGCAGCTCGGCGACGAGCGGGCGCACACGGGCTTCCCGTGGCACAAGTTCCGCGATGCGGGGGTGCCGCTCGCTCTCGGCACCGACGCGCCGACCGCGCCGCACGAGGCCCCGAACAACCTCTTCATCGCCCTCACCGCGAAGTCGGTGCTCGACCGGGCCCGCGAGCCGTACCAGCCCGAGCGCATCTTCACACCCGCCGACGCGCTCGAGGCGCTCACCCTCGGCACCGCGTACGCGACGCGGCGCGACGATGAGGCGGGGCGGATCGCGGCCGGATACCGGGCCACCGTCGTGGTCTGGTCGGCCAACGCGCTGACAGACTCGCCCGAGAAACTGCTCGACACGGAGGCCGCGATCACGATGGTCGACGGCGAGATCGTGCACCGTGGCGGGGAGTAGTCGGACGCACCCTGGCGCTGTTCAGCCCCGCACACCAGAATGAGGGGATGACCGAAGCGAACGGGTACACCGAGTTCAGCTACACCGATGAGTACGGCGTGGAGATCGCGGCGTACGAGTGGGCCGCCGCCGAGCCGGTGGGGATCGTGCAGATCTCGCACGGCGTCGGCGATCACGCGAAGCGCTACGACGCGTTCGCCCGCGCGCTGACCGGCGCCGGCTTCACCGTCTACGCCGACGACCACCGCGGTCACGGTGAGACGGGGCGGGCGCAGCACGAGGGCGACCTGTCGAAGCTCGGTCGCCTCGGCCCCGGCGGGCTGCGCGCTGCGGAGGCGGCGATCCTGCAGCTCACCGGGATCGCCCGCGAGCGGCACCCGGGCCTGCCCGTCGTCATGTTCGCCCATTCGTGGGGCTCGCTCATGGCGCAGCGCATCCTCGGCGAGCACCCGCGGGCCTGGGACGCCCTGGTGCTCTCGGGAACGGCCTTCCGCACCTTCAAGCACATGGAGAGCGGCGACCTCAACGCGAAGTGGAAGAGCGACGACGCCAACGGATTCGAGTGGCTGAGCCGCGACCCGAAGACCGCCGAGGCCTTCATCGCCGACGAGCTCTGCTTCGCGGCCGATATCGCGAAGCTCTTCGGCGTGGCCGATTCGCTGAGGCTGTTCGGCAAGCCGGGGCCGGGGATCCCGAGCGACCTGCCGATCCTCATCGTCTCCGGCGGCGACGATCCGCTCACCCGCGGCGACGGCCTGCGGCAGCTCGCCGACGCCTACCGCAAGCGCGGCGTGCGCGACGTCACGGTGAAGATCTATCCGGGGGCACGGCACGAGACGCTGAACGAGACCAATCGCGACGAGGTGTTCGCCGATCTCATCACGTGGATCGTGGATCGCGTCGGCGCCGAGTAACCCGCGATACCGGTTCGCACGGCTTGAGCCGTCGCCTGCTCCCCTCCCGGGCCCGAGAGGCGTACGCTGAGATCATGAGCATGCACGGTGAGTACAAGGTCCCCGGCGGCAAGCTGGTGGTCGTCGACTTCGACGTGGTCGACGGGCGCATCAGCGGATTCAATCTCTCGGGCGATTTCTTCCTTGAACCCGACGACGCGCTCGCCACGATCAACGGCGCCGTCGAGGGGTTGAATCCGTCGAGCACCATCGAGGAGGTGGGCAACGCGATCCGCAAGGCCCTCCCCGCCGAGGTGCACCTGCTCGGATTCACGCCCGATTCGGTGGGCGTCGCGATCCGCCGCGCCGTGACCGGTGCCGCGCACTGGCGCGACTACGACTGGCAGATCCTCCACGAACCGCCGGTCGCCCCCGTGCTGAACGCCGCGCTCGACGAGGTGCTCACGGCCGCGGTAGGCGAGGGCCTACGCGGCCCGACGCTGCGCATCTGGGAGTGGAACGCGCCCGCCGTGTTCATCGGCAGCTTCCAGTCCGTGAAGAACGAGGTCGACGAGGAGCAGGCCGCGGCGCACGGAGCTCAGATCGTGCGGCGCATCTCCGGCGGCGGCGCGATGTACATGGCGCCCGAGGCGTGCATCACCTACGCGCTGTACGTTCCGGGCGAGCTGGTGCGCGGCATGAGCTTCGCCGATTCGTACGCGTACCTCGACGAGTGGGTACTCGAGGCGCTGCAGGCGCTCGGCATCGACGCCCACTACAAGCCGCTCAACGACATCACGAGCCCGCAGGGCAAGATCGGCGGCGCGGCTCAGAAGCGGCTCGGATCGGGCGCTGTGCTGCATCACGTCACGATGGCCTACGACATGGACCCCGCGGCGATGACCCAGGTGCTGCGCATCGGACGCGAGAAGCTCTCGGACAAGGGCACCACGAGCGCGCAGAAGCGGGTCGATCCCCTGCGCAGCCAGACCGGCCTCACACGCGAGGCGATCATCGAGAAGATGATCGCGGTGTTCAAGCAGCGGCACGGCGGCACCGACGGCGAGGTCACCGAGGGCGAGTGGGACGCGGCTGAGCGGCTGGTCGAGAAGAAGTTCCTCACGGAGGCGTGGATCCGCCGCGTGCCGTAGACGGTTCGGCAGACCCGCATTCGACCTGGTGGCCGGCAGCACGCGGCTCGATCGGGTCCCCGTCATTCCGGAGGGAGCGCAATGAACACCTTTCCCCAGCACCCCGAGGACCTCGACCTCGTGCGGGGCCTGCGACAGGCCATGGAGGCGTCCGCGCCGCTCGCTTTCCTCGACGCGGCGAGCATGCTGCTCGCGGCCACCCAGCCCCGATCCGGCCCGCCGGCACCGTGGGCGGGAGAGCCCGGAGTCTCGTCGACCGACCTCATCGCCTCCGTCCTCGACGTGGGGCTGCCCGAGACCGATGCCCTCCTGCGGGTCTGGTCGCGGATGCTCGACGACGAGTCGGCCCGGCGGCGGATCAGCGGCACGGTCGAGCAGCGAGATCTCGCCGTACCGACGTGGTTGCGCAACCTCGACGAGATCCACCCGGTACGCGCCGTGTCGGTCGGCGACGCATTCGGCGAGAACGAGACGATCTTCATCGAGGTCGCCACCCCCGTCGACTCGTTCACCCTCGCGGTCGCCATCTTCCATAACGGCCCCATGCTCGAGGACGCGTACGCCATCCCGCTGAGCTTCGCCGGCGCCCTCGCAGAGCTGGGGCACCACGATCCGCTCGGCCTGGTGCGCAGCGAGATCCCGCTCGCGAACACCCGCGCCCGCGTCGAGGGAGCCCTGGCGCTGACGCGCATCACGGTGCCCCCGGTCGAGACCGAGAGCTGGCCCGGCACCAGCCCGCTGCTGGAGTGGATGCTGCGTCTCATGCCCGAGGGCGGCACCGGGTACGAGCCGCGCACGTTCTCCGAGGAGGATCTCGCGGGCCTCGTCGACGAGCTCTCCGCCTCCCCGCACGGCGCGGAGTTGTCGGAGGACGGGCTCGAACACGCGGCACGGCTCTTCGAACTGCAGTGCAGTTACGGCACCGGCGATCCGCTGCGATGGGGCGCCCTCTTCGTGGAGCGTCTGCTGTGCGACCTGTACCCCCGCAAGGTGATCGCCGAGGCGGAGTACATGGCCTCGATGCCCGGGGCTCTGCGCGCGATCGCGCAGTTCACCAACGAGCGCTCGGGCATTCCTCAGGAGCTCGTCGACGACGTGCTCGAAACCGTCGACGCCTACGAGCCGAACTACTTGCTCGAGATCGATGGCGAGCCGTTCTCAGGCGACCCGTTCTCCGGCGACCCGTTCTCCGGCGATTCCGACCCGCGACTCCGCGGCACGCTTCGGGAGCTCTACCGGCTGCAGCTCGACGATCTCGCCGAGGTCGCAGGCAGCCCGGAGGCGCTCGACGACCTCGACACGCGCCCGCTGCCGAGCGAGACCTTGGACGAGACCGGCGTCCCCACTGACATCCTCCCCCGGGTGCGTCGTACCGCCGAACTCGCAACCGCCTCGGCCGAGGATTACTTCGACGACCCCGAGATCGGCACGGTAGCGCTGCGGGTGCTCACTCGAGTAGCCGCTGCGGACCCGGCGATCTTTCGCCGCCGCTCGCGAGACGAGACCGGCGCCGCCGCGATCTGCTGGATCGCCGCGAAGAACAACGGCTGGTTCTCGGAGAGCGGAGACACGGTGCAGGCGTTCATGCAGAGCATGGGCCTCAACGGCTCCCCGCGGCAGCGCGCCGAGCCCATGCTCCGCGCGCTCGAGGTCGATCCCGACCCCTACTTCGATGTCGCGCTCGGCGACCCCGAGCTCATGACCTCCGCCCGACGGACCGTGATCATCGAGGCGCGGGATCACCTGCGCTCGGAGCTCGAGCGCCTGGACTGAACCGGCGCCGGGCGGCCGGGGCCGGATCGCTGAAGCGGCGTGTCGCGTGCGACACGGGCCGCCCCGAGGCGGCCGGCCTCGCTCACGGCTCGAGGATCACCTTGCCGGTCGTGGCGCGCGACTCGAGCGCCGTGTGCGCATCGGCCGCCTCCGCGAGCGGGAAGCGGGCGCCGATGCGCACGTCGAGCTGGCCAGCCGCGATCGCATCGAAGAGTTCGCCGTAGCGCCACGCACGCTCCTCGGGGGTCCGCAGGAAGTGGCCGAGCGAGGGGCGGGTGACCGAGAGGGATCCGCCGGAGTTGAGCCGTTGCAGATCGAACGGCGGCACCGGGCCGCTCGCCGCGCCGAACAGCACGAGCTCGCCTCGCACGCGCAGTGCGCGCAGCGAGTCGTCGAACGTGCTCTTGCCCACCCCGTCGTACACGACGGCGACGCCCTCGTCGTCGGTGAGCTCGCGTGCCCGGTCGGCGAAGCCCTCGTAGTCGAGCACGGTGCTCGCCCCCGCGGCGTGGCTGAGGTCGCGCTTCTCGGGGGTGGAGGCCGTGGTGATCACGCGCACCCCGCGAGCCGTGAGCAGCTGGGTGAGCAGCAGGCCGACGCCGCCGGCCCCCGCGTGCACGAGCACGGTCTCGCCTTCCCGCGGATTCGCGGCGGAGGTCGCGAGGTAGTGCGCGGTGAGGCCCTGCAGCGGGAGAGCCGCGGCGGTCTCAGCCGAGACCGAGTCGGGTACGCCGACAGCAGCGTCCGCCGAGACCACGAAGCGCTCGGCGTAGGTCGCCCGAGCCTCGGCCGTGGTGATCAGGTCGCCGGGGGCGAACCCCTCGACGCCCTCGCCCACCTCGAGCACCCTGCCGCTGGCCTCCGCGCCCGGCGTGAACGGAAACTCCACCCGGTACAGGCCGGAGCGCTGGTAGGTCTCGATGAAGTTAACGCCCGTGGCCGCGGTCTCGACGAGCAGCTCACCGGCCGCCGGCCGGGGATCCGGCTCCTCCGTGATCCTCAGCACCTCGGGCCCGCCGCTCTGCTCCGCAGTGATCGCTCGCATAGTCATACCCCAACCCTACGCCCGCCCGCTGACATGCGCACCCGGAGCTCGGACCCACCTGAAGTCGTGTCCCGCCTCACCCAGCTTCCATCCCCCTCGAGGTACGGATTTCGCAGCGCCACCCGCGGGCAGGCATGCGAGATCCGTATCTCGAGCGGTGGCGCCCAGGCGCGGGGCCGTTTAGAACACGAAGCGGGCCGTGGGCCGCAATCGCCACTGGAACCGCGGGCCGCAGCCCGGGGCCCTCGCCCGCTCAGGCGCGACGCCGATCCCGCGCGACCGCGAGCACGGTGAGCACCAGCCCGCCCAGCGCCCACAGCGCGAGCACCACCGCCGCGATCCCTGCCCCCGAGGCGCCCGTCGCGATCGCCTGGAAGCCCTCGAGCGCCGCCCCGATCGGACTCGCGTCGCCGGCCGCGGCGAGCGGGCCGGGCACGGTCGACACGATGCCCACCGCGAACGCCACCACGAGCAGCACGAACGCCACGAACCGGCCGAAGCCGCCCAGCAGCGCGGATAGCCCCTGCACCACGAGCGCGAACGCGACCCCCGCCAGCAGCGCGAGCCCGAAGAAGGCCGTGCCGCGCCCCAGCTCGTAGCCGAGCGCGAGCGGCAGCACGATCCCCGCGATGGCACCCTGCACCGCGCCGAGCGCGACGGCGGGCGCGGCGCTGCGCAGCGTGATCCACCCGACTCCGCGGGCTGCCTCGCGCGTGCGGTGCCACAGCGGCGCGAGCACGAGGAACGCGGCGAGCGCCCCGGCCCACAGCGCGATCCCCGCGAACAGCGGCACGCCCGAGGCGTTGAACAGCTCGTCACTGACGCCGCGCGCCTCCACCGGCGCGACCGCGGTCTCGGCGAGACGGTCGCGCTGGGCCTCGGTGTAGTTCGGGATCCCGTTCACGGCCTCGTCAAGACCGCTGGCGAGGTCGCCCGCGCCGCTGGCCGACTGCTCGGTCCCCTCGGCGAGCTGCGATGCCCCCTCCGCGAGCTGGGGGGCGTTGGCCGCGAGCTCGGAGGTGCCCGAGGCGAGCTGCGAGGCCCCCGAGGCGAGGCCCGAGGCTCCCTCCGAGAGCTGCGCGGTGCCCGATGAGAGCTCGGCGGAGCCGTCCGCCAGCTGCGACGCGCCCGCCGAGAGGTCGGCCCCCTGCGCGGCGAAGGACTCGAGGCCGCGGCCGAACTCGCCGGTGCCGGCGATGAGCTGGTCGAGTTGCGCGGTCGGATCGCTGCCGGGCTGCCCGCCGCCGACGGAGCCCTGCAGCGTCGTCATGGCGCTTCCGAGGCCCTCGGCCCCTGTCTGGGCGGTGGAGAGCCCGGCTCCGATCTCGCCGGCGCGCGTCTGCAGCGTCGCGAGCATGCTGTCGCAGAACTCCTGCGTCGCACCCGACGCGAGGCACTGCGGATAGAGGGTGCCGAGATCCTCGCCCAGCCCCGCAGCGGCCGCACCCGCCGCCGTCATCCCGACCTCGAGCTG
This DNA window, taken from Leucobacter tenebrionis, encodes the following:
- a CDS encoding alpha/beta hydrolase, which encodes MRRGSVREGRALQLVAACALAAAGAVWLPRSEPVEPPHAAVVEQPLVVEQAAGERGGEMRITDTEIEGPAAGRDPGLPNRVGSSAVPVRTYEPDGAAWATLVWAHGGSFSRGNLDWPEADWAARRFAEAGIRVHSVDYALASDTVKAPAPVADVSAVVRWAGAEDGVHPLVVGGASAGAHLAVLAALSGADAAGGRPIAALLLEYPTLHRTQRFDPELDAATAVLPAQRRFGAERIAGMYDFYLGDPGEATAAGAVIAGEQPPERLAVLPPLIIVNADADDLRASSEQFADQLRAAGVPVVEAVQPATVHGYLNRPDESAQARIDAQQSIDRFVAELRLILVPNGE
- a CDS encoding alpha-hydroxy acid oxidase encodes the protein MKRQFPNPAELLELMQFKKPDLNGKRRRLESALTIADLQRIAKRRTPKAAFDYTDGAAEGELSLARARQAFEDIEFHPDILKPAEHVDTSTEILGGRSALPFGIAPTGFTRLMQTEGEIAGAGAAGAAGIPFTLSTLGTTSIEDVRAANPHGRNWFQLYVMRDREISYGLVERAAAAGFDTLMFTVDTPIAGARLRDKRNGFSIPPQLSLSTVINAIPRPWWWIDFLTTPKLEFASLSTTGGTVGDLLNAAMDPTISYEDLAVIREMWPGRIVIKGVQNVPDAVKLIDLGVDGIVLSNHGGRQLDRAPVPFHLLPKVVREVGRDATVMIDTGIMNGADIVASVALGAKFTLVGRAYLYGLMAGGRAGVDRMIAILRSEIERTMALLGVSSLEELEPRHVTQLSRLTPVPQAASEGIEQAG
- a CDS encoding GNAT family N-acetyltransferase; the encoded protein is MALEHPGTLRGRLVTLEPLSLDHRDELADAVRDGELWRLWYTRIPAPDRMDAEIRRRLALQDQGSMLPFTARRNDTGRAIGMTTFMNIDAATPRVEIGSTWNAASSQGTGTNPESKLLLLGHAFDAWGCTAVEFRTDFHNHQSRAAIARLGAKQDGILRAHLKPEAGYVRDTVVFSITRPEWPGVRLGLEHRVAGHLPGDPASPRLG
- a CDS encoding MFS transporter, producing the protein MTSTALRADTVPGINYRVLLGSLSGSVIEWFDFLVYGTVAALVFNKLYFPSDNEFVSTMLAFVSFSLTFFFRPLGGIIFSHIGDRIGRKKTLFITLTLMGGGTVAIGLLPDYAAIGIAAPILLICFRILQGLGIGGEWGGALLLAYEYAPKNRRGLYGAVPQMGISLGMLLAAGVVALLTQLPDGQFMTWGWRVPFVASIVLVFVGLWIRNGLDETPEFKRVQETGARLKLPIKEVITKHWGAVLVSIGAKAAETGPFYIFGTYVVAYATDILGARDNVVLLAVAAAALVATIWMPIFGSISDRVSRAALYRWSACTTIVLVVPYYLILNTGETWALFVATILGFGFLWGSVNAILGTLIAENFAPEVRYTGASLGYQLGAAIFGGTAPLIGAWLLEISGGEWWPIAIYVAVCAGISIVASFFIKRVAHVEDEQAKDPIARSAQIA
- a CDS encoding YciI family protein, translating into MRFMLLLHRRESELLQRAPEWIEEVVEYLARFEDELLSRSELEWTETLDSDAHAEVVGPGGERRDGWYNEAGKPLRRLWVVRVPDRARAHELAGQLAGELDTWVEVRECMPGAQRP